A part of Vibrio sp. B1FLJ16 genomic DNA contains:
- the vpsR gene encoding cyclic-di-GMP-binding transcriptional regulator VpsR (Not actually a response regulator, but instead a cyclic-di-GMP-binding transcription factor.) → MAGQFKMDSIPGSLVVVGGMYEPWLSVLEQVGWKCHQVGDLRKANALLEDIGPCIGIVDLSQDEFSLNGLANLVSSHKHVRWIAFIRESQLSKDTICQFIVNFCIDFFTAPIPDAQLLSTIGHQLGMLKLEKKVWPSFGSSLDMGLIGESIPMKRLRDQVKRIGPTDVSILISGESGTGKEAVARAIHKVSSRSHKPFMSINCRALNEQRFQTEVFGGAASGDVEPSLLEQADGGTVLFNDILTISKEQQLNLLRFLQEGTVETKDGVKNVNVRILAANSSDVEKALISGDFNEELYHYINVLRINVPSLKERASDIALLARYYLQEFSKEYNSQAKSFSEEALKALTRYFWPGNVRELMNQVKRAVLMSDSVMIEEHHLDLPHRSETKRSLKSIREKSERDALLVVLESHSGQVSNAAKELGVSRATMYRLLNKHNLISDQVI, encoded by the coding sequence ATGGCTGGGCAGTTTAAGATGGATTCCATCCCGGGATCGCTTGTCGTCGTAGGCGGTATGTATGAGCCTTGGTTGTCAGTGTTAGAGCAAGTTGGCTGGAAGTGTCACCAGGTGGGTGACTTACGTAAAGCTAATGCCTTGTTAGAAGATATTGGCCCATGTATTGGTATCGTCGATCTCAGCCAAGATGAGTTCAGTTTAAACGGTTTGGCTAATTTGGTGAGTTCTCACAAACATGTACGCTGGATAGCGTTTATTCGTGAGTCTCAGTTAAGTAAAGATACGATTTGCCAGTTTATCGTGAACTTCTGTATCGATTTTTTCACCGCACCGATCCCTGATGCACAGTTACTAAGTACGATCGGGCACCAGCTTGGCATGCTCAAGCTAGAGAAGAAAGTCTGGCCAAGCTTTGGCAGTAGTTTAGATATGGGTTTAATTGGCGAGTCTATCCCTATGAAGCGTTTGCGTGATCAGGTTAAAAGGATTGGTCCAACTGATGTCAGCATTCTTATTTCTGGTGAGAGCGGTACTGGTAAAGAAGCGGTAGCGAGGGCGATCCACAAAGTATCATCCCGTTCGCACAAACCGTTTATGTCCATTAATTGCCGCGCTTTGAATGAGCAGAGATTCCAGACTGAGGTGTTTGGTGGTGCTGCCAGTGGTGATGTGGAGCCAAGCCTATTGGAACAGGCTGACGGCGGTACCGTTCTGTTCAATGATATTTTAACTATATCTAAAGAGCAGCAACTGAACTTACTCAGGTTTTTACAAGAAGGCACGGTAGAAACTAAAGATGGTGTAAAAAATGTCAATGTACGTATCTTAGCGGCGAACTCATCAGACGTTGAAAAAGCGTTGATTAGTGGTGACTTCAACGAGGAGCTTTACCACTATATCAATGTATTACGTATTAATGTTCCTAGTCTGAAAGAGCGTGCCAGCGATATTGCACTTCTGGCCCGCTATTACTTGCAAGAGTTCTCTAAAGAGTACAATTCACAAGCGAAAAGCTTCTCTGAAGAGGCATTAAAGGCCCTGACACGTTATTTCTGGCCGGGTAATGTTCGTGAGCTAATGAATCAGGTTAAACGTGCGGTATTGATGTCAGATAGCGTTATGATCGAGGAACATCACCTAGACTTACCCCACCGAAGCGAAACGAAACGCAGTCTGAAATCGATTCGAGAAAAGAGCGAGCGAGATGCATTGCTGGTGGTACTGGAATCTCATTCCGGTCAGGTGTCTAATGCCGCCAAAGAGCTGGGTGTTTCAAGGGCGACAATGTACCGTTTGCTCAATAAGCATAATCTAATTTCGGATCAAGTCATCTGA